One Clostridium estertheticum DNA segment encodes these proteins:
- a CDS encoding YihY/virulence factor BrkB family protein → MFNDLKKLVSRVIDDDITALAAQVTYYLLLSFFPFLLLLLSMLGYSNLKSNDVLVYLSKIMPKSTFDLIYTTVIDVFDKTSGNLVSLSIIGLIWTGSSGFTAIIKGLNKAYDEEETRAYWKIQVISILFMLGLAMVIIAAVALVVFGQMIGGMIVSRFHVSSKFILNWDIIRYLVTLTGMVFIFASLYHFTPCRKLTWIEVMPGATFSTLGWLLSSLGFAYYVNNFNNYSSVYGGIGGVIVLMLWLYITSIIILLGGEINAQLAFEREGKEKPKQKKY, encoded by the coding sequence ATGTTCAATGATTTAAAAAAACTTGTATCAAGGGTTATTGATGATGATATTACTGCCTTGGCAGCTCAGGTTACTTATTATTTATTGTTATCTTTTTTTCCTTTTTTATTACTGCTACTTAGCATGCTAGGCTATAGTAATCTAAAGAGTAATGATGTGTTAGTATACCTAAGCAAAATAATGCCAAAGAGCACTTTTGATTTAATCTACACTACAGTTATAGATGTATTTGATAAAACAAGTGGTAATTTAGTATCACTAAGTATAATAGGTTTAATTTGGACTGGGTCTAGCGGGTTCACAGCTATAATAAAGGGATTAAATAAAGCCTATGATGAGGAAGAAACAAGGGCTTATTGGAAAATTCAAGTTATATCCATATTATTTATGCTAGGACTTGCAATGGTTATTATAGCTGCGGTAGCCTTAGTAGTATTTGGACAAATGATAGGTGGAATGATTGTAAGCAGATTCCATGTATCTAGTAAGTTTATATTAAATTGGGATATCATAAGATACTTAGTAACTCTAACTGGAATGGTATTTATATTTGCATCATTGTATCATTTTACTCCTTGCAGAAAACTTACCTGGATAGAAGTAATGCCTGGAGCTACCTTTAGTACCTTAGGTTGGTTGCTATCTTCTTTAGGCTTTGCATATTATGTGAATAATTTCAATAACTATTCTAGTGTATATGGCGGTATAGGAGGAGTGATAGTGCTTATGCTATGGCTTTATATTACTTCCATTATAATATTACTAGGTGGAGAAATTAATGCACAGTTAGCGTTTGAAAGAGAAGGTAAAGAAAAACCAAAACAAAAGAAATATTAA